Proteins encoded by one window of Massilia sp. NR 4-1:
- a CDS encoding ankyrin repeat domain-containing protein, whose protein sequence is MKANDSTTLMRRRELLRAAASAALALAAAVAGTQAIAADLPSKEEDAVTFFRAAQLDDVGRVKTVLARGLDPNVHEPERGETGLIVAMRYDAMKVFGVLMAHPRIQLEAQAANGSTALMMAAFKHNQAAVKKMIASGAQVNRPGWAPLHFAAAAGDTDMIALLLEHHAYIDAASPSGMTPLMIAAREGHEDAAKLLLAEGADASLKDGAFKIDAAEFALRADKPWIAEAIRHHLSTKR, encoded by the coding sequence ATGAAAGCCAACGATTCCACCACCCTGATGCGCCGCCGCGAACTGCTGCGCGCGGCCGCCTCCGCCGCCCTGGCCCTGGCTGCCGCCGTGGCTGGTACCCAGGCCATCGCCGCCGACCTGCCCAGCAAGGAAGAGGACGCGGTTACCTTCTTCCGCGCCGCCCAGCTTGACGATGTCGGCCGCGTCAAAACCGTGCTGGCGCGCGGCCTTGACCCGAACGTGCACGAGCCGGAGCGCGGTGAGACCGGCCTCATCGTCGCCATGCGCTACGACGCCATGAAGGTGTTTGGCGTGCTCATGGCCCATCCCCGCATTCAGCTCGAAGCCCAGGCCGCCAATGGCAGCACGGCGCTGATGATGGCGGCCTTCAAGCACAACCAGGCCGCCGTCAAGAAGATGATCGCCAGTGGCGCCCAGGTCAACCGGCCCGGCTGGGCGCCGCTGCATTTCGCGGCTGCCGCCGGCGACACCGATATGATCGCCTTGCTGCTGGAACACCACGCCTACATCGACGCCGCCTCCCCAAGCGGCATGACCCCGCTGATGATTGCCGCCCGCGAGGGCCACGAAGACGCCGCCAAGCTCCTGCTGGCTGAAGGCGCCGATGCCAGCCTCAAGGATGGCGCCTTCAAAATCGACGCCGCCGAATTCGCCCTGCGCGCCGACAAGCCCTGGATCGCCGAGGCAATCCGTCACCACCTGAGCACCAAGCGCTGA
- a CDS encoding methyltransferase domain-containing protein produces the protein MLNEREIESCYLGQFIPLHYHHNMLMDQNRMHSFKSAIDYAVRPGAKVLELGGGTGVLSCFAAAKADKVYCVEFNPDMVREARKFLAMNPNGAKVEVIHADAFEYLPPEPVDVVICEMIHVAMLREKQVEVIEAFKKRYTERFGGPLPVFLPEAVLMAVQPLQQEYDFEGFYAPIIQFQETGVVHSGTVELAQPAVYSLIDFTQANELSYSWEGKFVATRDGTLNAMRFITKNVLAVVQERSATIDWLNHYMTLPLAEPVPVREGDVLKVGFAYRAGGPISSLQNSLKAEVAYEAVLQASAVPAYA, from the coding sequence ATGCTGAACGAACGCGAAATCGAGAGCTGCTATCTGGGCCAGTTCATCCCCCTGCATTACCATCACAATATGCTGATGGACCAGAACCGCATGCATAGCTTTAAGTCGGCGATCGACTATGCGGTGCGGCCGGGGGCGAAGGTGCTGGAGCTGGGCGGCGGCACGGGCGTGCTGTCCTGTTTCGCGGCGGCCAAGGCGGACAAAGTCTATTGCGTCGAGTTCAATCCGGATATGGTGCGCGAGGCGCGCAAATTCCTCGCCATGAATCCGAATGGCGCGAAGGTCGAAGTCATCCACGCCGATGCCTTCGAATATCTGCCGCCGGAGCCGGTGGACGTCGTGATTTGCGAAATGATCCACGTCGCCATGCTGCGCGAGAAGCAGGTCGAGGTGATCGAGGCCTTCAAGAAGCGTTATACGGAGCGTTTCGGCGGCCCGCTGCCGGTCTTCCTGCCCGAGGCCGTGCTGATGGCGGTACAGCCGCTGCAGCAGGAATACGATTTCGAAGGCTTTTACGCGCCCATCATCCAGTTCCAGGAAACCGGTGTCGTGCATTCGGGCACGGTGGAGCTGGCCCAGCCGGCCGTCTACAGCCTGATCGACTTCACCCAGGCCAATGAACTGAGCTATAGCTGGGAAGGCAAGTTCGTCGCCACCCGCGACGGTACGCTGAACGCCATGCGCTTCATCACCAAGAATGTGCTGGCCGTGGTGCAGGAGCGTTCCGCCACCATCGACTGGCTCAACCATTACATGACCTTGCCGCTGGCCGAGCCGGTGCCGGTACGCGAAGGCGACGTGCTGAAGGTGGGTTTCGCTTACCGCGCCGGTGGCCCGATTTCCTCGCTGCAAAATTCCTTGAAGGCTGAAGTGGCCTACGAAGCTGTCCTGCAGGCCTCGGCCGTGCCGGCTTACGCCTGA
- a CDS encoding DUF2799 domain-containing protein gives MHLPTRLLTPLILGLPLLLGGCQSTMQRIADCKAGDWRVIGQKDGAAGEKADYAERKQFCEGYDSKAAGADPAAAYTAGWAQGNWDFWFARGATDGRAAKTISSYGQHLASEEVRKKETPPGQPAYEAGWMQGNTDYWNGIGKRKGAEGQPLGVKDESRSQAEAMHIRFDEAGFTAGWQTGNHTFWSDAGFSDARSGVPDRELAVRAAKAKAAGVQVREDAYRAAWNAEIVNYWKNLGTQDATSGKEFTQRKAEANQRGLKVLETEYRQAWEKRLAEYWTQAGHEDGYGKPFMLDQRMANAPRDGVFVITRTRELYTQAWQARNAQYCNPDNAFDFGRRGEPMAIDVCAAPIQNQLKRALVSGRDYEVAAARYNEAVSRADDLAHRLHDGRKRLDRLEREIRSEQERKDRPNNEETAKQDRRRDRERRDLLDYLSDTDQHLHEANRWADRHRREMERLRRDIYLN, from the coding sequence ATGCATTTGCCAACCCGCCTGCTGACTCCTCTTATTCTCGGCCTGCCTTTGCTCTTGGGCGGCTGCCAGTCCACCATGCAGCGCATCGCCGACTGCAAGGCCGGCGATTGGCGCGTGATCGGCCAGAAGGATGGCGCGGCCGGCGAAAAGGCCGATTACGCCGAACGCAAGCAATTCTGCGAAGGTTATGACAGCAAGGCTGCGGGCGCCGATCCGGCGGCGGCTTACACCGCAGGCTGGGCCCAGGGCAACTGGGACTTCTGGTTCGCCCGCGGCGCCACCGATGGCCGTGCCGCCAAGACCATCTCCAGCTACGGCCAGCACCTGGCCAGCGAGGAGGTGCGCAAGAAGGAAACCCCGCCCGGCCAACCCGCTTACGAGGCGGGTTGGATGCAGGGGAATACCGATTACTGGAACGGCATCGGCAAGCGCAAGGGCGCTGAAGGCCAGCCCCTCGGCGTCAAGGACGAAAGCCGGAGCCAGGCCGAAGCCATGCACATCCGCTTCGACGAAGCCGGTTTCACGGCCGGCTGGCAGACCGGCAACCACACCTTCTGGTCGGACGCGGGCTTCTCTGACGCCCGCAGCGGCGTGCCGGATCGCGAACTGGCCGTGCGCGCCGCCAAGGCCAAGGCGGCCGGCGTGCAGGTGAGGGAAGACGCCTACCGCGCCGCCTGGAACGCCGAGATCGTCAATTACTGGAAGAACCTGGGCACGCAGGACGCCACGTCCGGCAAGGAGTTCACCCAGCGCAAGGCCGAAGCCAATCAGCGCGGCCTGAAAGTGCTGGAAACCGAGTACCGCCAGGCATGGGAAAAGCGTCTCGCCGAATACTGGACCCAGGCCGGCCATGAGGACGGCTACGGCAAGCCTTTCATGCTCGACCAGCGCATGGCCAACGCGCCGCGCGACGGCGTGTTCGTGATCACCCGCACGCGCGAGCTGTACACCCAGGCCTGGCAGGCGCGCAATGCGCAGTACTGCAATCCGGACAACGCCTTCGACTTCGGCCGCCGTGGCGAGCCGATGGCCATCGACGTCTGCGCCGCGCCGATCCAGAACCAGCTCAAACGCGCCCTGGTCAGCGGCCGCGATTACGAAGTGGCGGCCGCGCGCTACAACGAAGCCGTCTCGCGCGCCGACGACCTGGCCCACCGCCTGCATGACGGCCGCAAGCGCCTGGATCGCCTGGAGCGCGAAATCCGCTCCGAGCAGGAACGCAAAGACCGTCCCAACAACGAAGAAACGGCCAAGCAGGACCGCCGCCGCGACCGCGAACGGCGCGACCTGCTCGACTACCTCTCCGACACCGACCAGCACCTGCACGAAGCCAACCGCTGGGCCGACCGCCACCGCCGCGAAATGGAACGCCTGCGCCGCGACATCTATCTCAACTGA
- a CDS encoding methyl-accepting chemotaxis protein has product MKFTNMNIGARLALSFGLVVALLAMIVFIALSQMSQASDRMNNMLDDRYYKINLANQIQQNVVTIHKHMRNSLLAADDAGVKHEADAMNALRAKNKELLEKFDKAINVPQARKIFDDIMAARSQDLANQQNLLKLIAELKLDDARKLLNGPITESEKRYNKLLDDMGDLQEGRMVEEAKVTKDAFGSARIQMLSIAAVTIAVTILIGWLASGSITRPLNDAVGLARRVADGDLSARIEVKSSNETGQLLAALRDMNDSLGRIVRQVRSGTDTMVTASQEIATGNLDLSSRTERQASALEETASSMEELTGTVKLNAANATQSNELAQSASEVAQRGKSVVAQVVDTMGAINESSRKIVDIIAVIDGIAFQTNILALNAAVEAARAGEQGRGFAVVASEVRNLAQRSAAAAKEIKTLIGNSVEQVDAGAQLVSQAGHTMDEVVNSVERVTAIIGEITHASKEQSAGLEQINQAIVEMDDVTQQNAALVEQAAAAAQSMQEQARSLSELVGVFRLDASAASRALPGPSRLALSA; this is encoded by the coding sequence ATGAAGTTTACAAACATGAATATTGGGGCGCGTCTGGCCCTGTCCTTCGGACTGGTTGTGGCCTTGCTGGCCATGATCGTTTTCATCGCACTATCACAGATGTCGCAAGCGTCCGACCGCATGAACAATATGCTGGATGACCGCTATTACAAGATCAATCTGGCCAACCAGATCCAGCAGAACGTGGTCACCATCCACAAACATATGCGCAATTCCCTGCTGGCCGCCGACGACGCCGGCGTCAAGCATGAGGCGGACGCGATGAATGCCCTGCGCGCCAAGAACAAGGAATTGCTGGAGAAATTCGACAAGGCCATCAATGTGCCGCAGGCACGCAAGATCTTCGACGACATCATGGCAGCGCGCAGCCAGGACTTAGCGAACCAGCAAAACCTGCTGAAGTTGATCGCCGAACTGAAACTCGACGACGCGCGCAAGCTGCTCAACGGACCGATCACCGAGTCGGAAAAAAGGTACAACAAGCTGCTCGACGATATGGGCGATTTGCAGGAAGGGCGCATGGTCGAGGAGGCGAAAGTCACCAAGGACGCCTTTGGCAGCGCGCGCATCCAGATGCTGAGCATCGCCGCCGTCACAATCGCCGTCACTATCCTGATTGGCTGGCTGGCCAGCGGCAGCATCACCCGTCCACTCAACGATGCGGTGGGCCTGGCGCGGCGCGTGGCCGATGGCGACCTGTCGGCCCGGATCGAAGTCAAGTCCAGCAATGAAACCGGCCAACTGCTGGCCGCCCTGCGCGATATGAACGACAGCCTGGGACGCATCGTGCGCCAGGTGCGCAGCGGCACCGACACCATGGTCACGGCCTCGCAGGAAATCGCCACCGGCAACCTCGACCTGTCCTCGCGCACGGAACGGCAGGCTTCGGCACTGGAGGAAACCGCCTCCTCGATGGAAGAGCTGACCGGCACCGTCAAGCTGAACGCGGCCAATGCCACACAGAGCAACGAGCTGGCGCAATCGGCCTCCGAAGTGGCGCAGCGCGGCAAGAGCGTGGTGGCGCAGGTGGTCGATACCATGGGCGCGATCAACGAATCCTCGCGCAAGATCGTCGACATCATCGCCGTCATCGACGGCATCGCCTTCCAGACCAATATCCTGGCGCTGAACGCCGCCGTTGAAGCGGCGCGCGCCGGCGAACAGGGACGCGGCTTCGCCGTGGTGGCCTCCGAAGTGCGCAATCTGGCGCAACGCTCGGCCGCCGCCGCCAAGGAAATCAAGACCCTGATCGGCAACTCGGTCGAACAGGTGGATGCCGGCGCCCAGCTGGTCAGCCAGGCCGGCCACACGATGGATGAAGTGGTCAACAGCGTCGAGCGCGTGACCGCCATCATCGGCGAGATCACCCACGCCAGCAAGGAACAAAGCGCTGGCCTGGAGCAGATCAATCAAGCCATCGTCGAAATGGACGACGTCACGCAGCAGAACGCCGCCCTGGTGGAGCAAGCGGCGGCGGCCGCGCAAAGCATGCAGGAACAGGCGCGCAGCCTATCCGAGCTGGTCGGCGTCTTCCGCCTTGACGCCAGTGCCGCCAGCCGCGCCCTGCCCGGCCCCTCCCGCCTCGCCCTCAGCGCCTGA
- the fusA gene encoding elongation factor G, with protein MTRKTPIERYRNIGISAHIDAGKTTTTERILFYTGVNHKIGEVHNGAATMDWMEQEQERGITITSAATTAFWKGMAGNYPEHRINIIDTPGHVDFTIEVERSMRVLDGAVMVYDSVGGVQPQSETVWRQANKYKVPRIAFVNKMDRVGADFFRVQQQVRDRLKGVAVPIQIPLGAEDNFHGVIDLVKMRAISWDDASQGVKFSYEDIPVDLKELAQKWHDHMVEAAAEATPELTEKYLNGEALTEAEIKSGLRQRTIRNEIVPMLAGSAFKNRGVQAMLDAVIDYLPSPVDVPAIAGHDEDDNEIERHPADDEPFSALAFKIMSDPFVGQLTFFRVYSGVVNSGDTVYNPTKQQRERLGRILQMHANERKEIKEVYAGDIAAAVGLKSMTTGDTLSSPDHVIVLEKMIFPEPVISQAVEPKTKADQEKMGMALNRLAQEDPSFRVHTDEESGQTIMSGMGELHLEILVDRMRREFGVEATVGKPQVAYRETVHKAVSDVEGKFIKQSGGKGQYGHVVLKLEPAEAGKGYEFVDAIKGGVVPREFIPAVDKGIQETLQAGVLAGYPVVDVRVTLTFGSYHDVDSNENAFRMAGSIAFKEAMRKADPQLLEPMMHVEVETPEEFMGNVMGDLTTRRGMVQGMDEIPGGGGKQIKALVPLAEMFGYSTTLRSLTQGRATYTMEFQHYGVVPRHILDQVATARSTRH; from the coding sequence ATGACCCGCAAGACACCTATTGAGCGTTACCGCAACATCGGCATCAGCGCCCACATCGATGCTGGCAAAACCACGACTACCGAGCGCATCCTGTTCTACACTGGCGTAAATCACAAGATTGGCGAAGTGCATAACGGTGCCGCCACGATGGACTGGATGGAGCAGGAACAGGAACGGGGCATCACCATCACCTCCGCCGCCACCACGGCCTTCTGGAAAGGCATGGCGGGCAATTATCCCGAGCACCGCATCAACATCATCGATACGCCCGGCCACGTCGATTTCACGATCGAGGTCGAGCGCTCCATGCGCGTGCTGGACGGCGCCGTGATGGTGTACGACTCGGTGGGCGGCGTGCAGCCGCAATCGGAAACCGTCTGGCGCCAGGCCAATAAGTACAAGGTGCCGCGCATCGCCTTCGTCAACAAGATGGACCGTGTCGGCGCCGATTTCTTCCGCGTGCAGCAGCAGGTGCGCGACCGCCTGAAAGGCGTGGCGGTGCCGATCCAGATTCCGCTCGGCGCGGAAGACAACTTCCATGGCGTGATCGATCTGGTGAAGATGCGCGCCATCAGCTGGGACGACGCCAGCCAGGGCGTGAAGTTCAGCTACGAGGATATCCCCGTCGACCTGAAAGAGCTGGCGCAGAAGTGGCACGACCATATGGTGGAAGCGGCGGCCGAAGCCACGCCCGAGCTGACCGAGAAGTATCTGAACGGCGAGGCGCTGACGGAAGCGGAAATCAAGTCGGGGCTACGGCAGCGCACGATCCGCAACGAGATCGTGCCCATGCTGGCGGGCAGCGCCTTCAAGAACCGCGGCGTGCAGGCCATGCTGGACGCGGTCATCGACTATCTGCCTTCGCCGGTGGATGTGCCGGCCATTGCCGGCCACGATGAGGACGACAACGAGATCGAACGCCATCCGGCCGATGATGAGCCGTTCTCCGCGCTCGCCTTCAAGATCATGAGCGATCCCTTCGTGGGCCAGCTGACCTTCTTCCGCGTGTATTCCGGCGTGGTGAATTCGGGCGACACCGTGTACAACCCGACCAAGCAGCAGCGCGAGCGCCTGGGCCGCATCCTGCAGATGCACGCCAACGAGCGCAAGGAAATCAAGGAGGTGTATGCGGGCGATATCGCCGCCGCCGTGGGCCTGAAGTCGATGACGACGGGCGACACGCTGAGTTCTCCCGACCACGTGATCGTGCTGGAAAAGATGATCTTCCCCGAACCGGTGATTTCGCAGGCGGTGGAACCAAAGACCAAGGCCGACCAGGAGAAGATGGGCATGGCGCTGAACCGCCTGGCGCAGGAAGATCCGTCCTTCCGCGTGCATACGGACGAGGAATCGGGCCAGACCATCATGTCCGGCATGGGCGAGCTGCATCTGGAGATTCTGGTCGACCGCATGCGGCGCGAGTTCGGCGTGGAAGCGACCGTGGGCAAGCCGCAGGTGGCTTACCGCGAAACCGTGCACAAGGCCGTGTCGGACGTCGAGGGCAAGTTCATCAAGCAGTCCGGCGGCAAGGGCCAGTACGGCCATGTGGTGCTCAAGCTGGAGCCGGCGGAAGCGGGCAAGGGTTATGAGTTCGTGGATGCGATCAAGGGCGGCGTGGTGCCGCGCGAGTTCATCCCGGCGGTGGACAAGGGCATCCAGGAAACGCTGCAGGCGGGCGTGCTGGCGGGCTATCCGGTGGTCGACGTGCGCGTCACGCTGACCTTCGGCTCCTACCACGACGTGGACTCGAACGAGAACGCCTTCCGCATGGCCGGCTCGATCGCCTTCAAGGAAGCGATGCGCAAGGCCGACCCGCAACTGCTGGAGCCGATGATGCACGTCGAGGTGGAAACGCCCGAAGAGTTCATGGGTAATGTGATGGGCGACCTGACCACACGGCGTGGCATGGTGCAGGGCATGGACGAGATTCCGGGCGGCGGCGGCAAGCAGATCAAGGCGCTGGTGCCGCTGGCCGAGATGTTCGGCTACTCAACCACCTTGCGCTCGCTGACCCAGGGCCGGGCGACTTACACCATGGAGTTCCAGCACTATGGTGTGGTGCCGCGTCATATCCTGGACCAGGTGGCGACGGCGCGCAGCACCAGGCACTGA
- a CDS encoding EAL domain-containing protein — translation MSHPPTAVLFDREDHLPRKAGTADELSRLASFICGKPIAFAVLADEEALHAAMPDGLDPAQRQALFDLARVAAGHNVLRRRLARAEGFLQGFAEHSPSPLWIKDRRGSYVMGNAALHGLLGVEQPGLLGKDDSHFWPEDISRSLAEQDRAVLDHGEVIKTMETSEDGARHWLVHKFPIDVDGEPFLGGSAIEMTNEVEKERTLIRHDNFYVLLSRLTAIISRARHLETLCLDACRVAATQQGIDLVDIACADPVSGALSMFTSAASDGREHVWPARCKQSGPPPDWFAADAAAQAVANGKMQISHEMNQACRRRNIASCMAIPLFVNERCWGVISIYSQRADFFDNFYRERAGELGNELSFGLERLINAQELHRLARTNALSGLPSRLQFEEQIAALAASSISGTVLLVNINRFDDLSSAYGNAAAIGLMRVIAQRLRAAVNERMLLSHVGIGRFALFLPATLEDSPENFVHETIVPLLQGAYQVEQHKIWCTINVGAASLPEDGVNADTLLVKAWDALASARDRELRFGVYNREELGLATRQISLESELRDAIERKEFINYYQPKIDLKTGRLAGAEALIRWRHPQRGLVPPAEFVPLLERSGLVIAAGRQVMQRAMEDWRGWHDAGLKPPQIAVNVAPAQFRCDSLLGDIQHALETAGARYHPLSIEITESSLVSDHRRVAEILHRIRRLDVPIAIDDFGTGYSSLAYLVSLPVDVLKVDRSFVMKMTQDAGYMGLVNTIVSLAHTLDLKVVAEGIESEEEAKLLKLLRCEQGQGYLYGRPVPAEEFAAMLER, via the coding sequence ATGAGCCATCCGCCAACAGCTGTCCTGTTCGACCGCGAAGACCATCTGCCGCGCAAGGCCGGTACGGCTGACGAACTGTCCCGGCTCGCCTCATTTATTTGCGGCAAGCCCATCGCCTTCGCCGTGCTGGCGGATGAGGAGGCTTTGCACGCCGCCATGCCCGATGGCCTGGACCCGGCCCAGCGCCAGGCCCTGTTCGACCTGGCGCGGGTGGCGGCCGGCCACAATGTGCTGCGCCGCCGCCTGGCGCGCGCCGAGGGCTTTCTGCAGGGGTTTGCCGAGCACTCCCCTTCCCCGCTGTGGATCAAGGACAGGCGCGGCAGCTATGTGATGGGCAATGCCGCCCTGCACGGCTTGCTGGGTGTGGAGCAGCCCGGCCTGCTGGGCAAGGACGACAGCCATTTCTGGCCGGAAGACATCAGCCGCAGCCTGGCCGAGCAGGACCGCGCCGTGCTCGATCATGGCGAAGTCATCAAGACCATGGAAACCTCGGAAGACGGCGCGCGCCACTGGCTGGTGCATAAATTCCCCATCGATGTCGATGGCGAACCCTTCCTGGGCGGTTCCGCCATCGAAATGACCAACGAGGTGGAGAAGGAACGCACCCTGATCCGCCACGACAACTTCTATGTCCTGCTGTCGCGCCTGACCGCCATTATTTCCCGCGCCCGCCACCTGGAAACCCTGTGCCTGGACGCCTGCCGCGTGGCCGCGACCCAGCAAGGCATCGATCTGGTCGATATCGCCTGTGCCGACCCCGTCAGCGGCGCCTTGTCCATGTTCACCTCGGCCGCCAGCGATGGCCGCGAGCATGTCTGGCCGGCGCGCTGCAAGCAGTCTGGGCCGCCGCCGGACTGGTTTGCCGCCGATGCGGCCGCGCAAGCCGTGGCCAACGGCAAGATGCAGATCTCGCATGAGATGAACCAGGCTTGCCGCCGCCGCAATATCGCTTCCTGCATGGCGATTCCGCTCTTCGTCAACGAGCGCTGCTGGGGCGTGATTTCGATTTATTCCCAGCGCGCCGATTTCTTCGATAATTTTTACCGTGAACGCGCGGGCGAGCTGGGCAACGAGCTGAGTTTTGGCCTGGAGCGCCTGATCAACGCCCAGGAGCTGCACCGGCTGGCGCGCACCAATGCGCTTTCCGGACTGCCCAGCCGCCTGCAGTTCGAAGAGCAGATCGCCGCGCTGGCCGCATCGAGCATATCCGGCACGGTGCTGCTGGTGAATATCAACCGCTTCGACGATCTGAGCTCGGCCTACGGCAATGCCGCCGCCATCGGCCTGATGCGCGTGATCGCCCAGCGCCTGCGTGCCGCAGTGAACGAGCGCATGCTGCTCTCCCATGTCGGCATCGGCCGCTTCGCGCTCTTCCTGCCGGCCACGCTGGAAGACTCGCCGGAGAATTTTGTGCACGAGACCATCGTGCCGCTGCTGCAGGGCGCCTACCAGGTCGAGCAGCACAAGATCTGGTGCACCATCAATGTCGGCGCGGCCTCGCTGCCCGAGGACGGCGTGAATGCCGACACCCTGCTGGTAAAAGCCTGGGATGCGCTGGCCAGCGCGCGCGACCGTGAGCTGCGCTTCGGCGTCTACAACCGCGAGGAACTGGGCCTGGCCACGCGCCAGATCAGCCTGGAATCCGAGCTGCGCGACGCCATCGAGCGCAAGGAATTCATCAACTACTACCAGCCCAAGATCGATTTGAAGACGGGACGCCTGGCTGGCGCCGAGGCGCTGATACGCTGGCGCCATCCGCAGCGCGGCCTGGTGCCGCCGGCCGAATTCGTGCCGCTGCTGGAACGCAGCGGCCTGGTGATCGCCGCCGGCCGCCAGGTCATGCAGCGCGCCATGGAAGACTGGCGCGGCTGGCACGACGCCGGCTTGAAGCCGCCGCAGATCGCCGTCAATGTGGCGCCGGCCCAGTTCCGCTGCGATTCCCTGCTGGGCGATATCCAGCACGCGCTGGAAACCGCGGGCGCGCGCTACCATCCGCTGTCGATTGAAATCACCGAAAGCAGCCTGGTGTCGGACCACCGCCGTGTGGCCGAGATCCTGCACCGCATCCGCCGCCTGGACGTGCCGATTGCCATTGACGACTTCGGCACCGGCTATTCCTCGCTGGCCTACCTGGTCTCGCTGCCGGTCGATGTGCTGAAGGTGGACCGCTCCTTCGTCATGAAAATGACCCAGGACGCCGGCTATATGGGCCTGGTCAACACCATCGTCTCGCTGGCCCACACGCTCGACCTGAAGGTGGTGGCCGAAGGCATCGAATCGGAAGAGGAAGCCAAACTGCTCAAACTGCTGCGCTGCGAGCAGGGACAGGGCTATCTGTATGGACGCCCTGTCCCTGCTGAGGAATTCGCCGCCATGCTCGAGCGTTAA
- a CDS encoding lipopolysaccharide assembly protein LapB, producing MAVVCSVQAAVAAVPPEQAAAALFGSGQVETMVSEAHGLTAQGRFQEAAGRLEQARKLAPQASGPLSALAHTLYSASLDADSADVPKLRAQAESYARAALERFDGDPLAQEILRRLAGDNERSGYQPTRESAQAFVEGEVFFHNRQMDEARAKYREAQRADPGYASAWLMEGDTYFVEKNWVAAELLFRKAAETDPLHPQAWRFLADALIHLGDRQGAENALYKAIEAVPNQRQGWERLAVLAAAGGRPLAALNLKRGASVDFDEKNGKSELTLSSDFSGTTASSDADHAIWLAYAFKQANMRAAAHKAGRKARPFELELASWKAALATAESGGEQAKALARPDLRKLKAIHDAGQLEAAIFTLMFSEAYRSEFEVWKTANPGAQRRFIEQFRLMP from the coding sequence TTGGCGGTAGTATGCAGCGTGCAGGCGGCAGTGGCCGCGGTACCGCCGGAGCAGGCGGCTGCCGCGCTGTTTGGCAGTGGACAGGTGGAAACGATGGTGTCCGAAGCGCATGGCTTGACAGCGCAGGGGCGTTTCCAGGAAGCGGCCGGCCGTCTGGAGCAAGCGCGCAAACTGGCGCCGCAAGCTTCCGGTCCGCTGTCGGCGCTGGCGCACACCCTGTATTCCGCCTCGCTCGACGCCGACAGCGCCGACGTGCCGAAATTGCGTGCCCAGGCCGAAAGCTATGCCCGCGCCGCGCTGGAACGCTTCGACGGCGATCCGCTGGCCCAGGAAATCCTGCGCCGCCTGGCCGGCGACAATGAGCGCAGCGGCTACCAGCCCACGCGGGAGTCGGCGCAAGCCTTTGTCGAAGGCGAAGTTTTCTTCCACAACCGCCAGATGGACGAGGCACGCGCCAAATACCGCGAGGCCCAGCGTGCCGATCCCGGCTACGCCTCGGCGTGGCTGATGGAAGGCGATACCTATTTCGTCGAGAAAAACTGGGTGGCGGCCGAACTGCTGTTCCGCAAAGCGGCGGAAACCGATCCCCTTCATCCCCAGGCCTGGCGCTTTCTGGCCGATGCGCTGATCCATCTGGGCGACCGGCAGGGCGCGGAAAACGCCTTGTACAAAGCCATTGAAGCGGTGCCGAACCAGCGCCAGGGCTGGGAGCGCCTGGCGGTGCTGGCTGCAGCCGGTGGGCGGCCGTTGGCCGCGCTGAACCTGAAACGCGGCGCCAGCGTGGACTTTGACGAGAAAAACGGCAAGAGCGAACTGACGCTGTCCAGCGATTTTTCCGGCACCACGGCCAGCAGCGATGCCGACCACGCCATCTGGCTGGCCTACGCCTTCAAGCAGGCCAATATGCGCGCGGCAGCGCACAAGGCCGGCCGTAAAGCGCGCCCGTTTGAACTGGAGCTGGCCAGCTGGAAGGCCGCGCTGGCCACGGCGGAAAGCGGCGGCGAGCAAGCCAAGGCACTGGCGCGTCCCGACCTGCGCAAGCTGAAAGCCATCCACGACGCCGGCCAGCTCGAAGCCGCCATCTTCACGTTGATGTTCAGCGAAGCCTACCGCTCCGAATTCGAAGTCTGGAAAACCGCCAACCCCGGCGCCCAGCGCCGCTTCATCGAGCAGTTCCGGCTGATGCCCTGA
- a CDS encoding GNAT family N-acetyltransferase, with translation MNIILRKEEGGDIDTIARLTEAAFLSEEHSSHTEQFIVNALRRAGQLTVSIVALEGETIVGHVAVSPAAISSGAGGWYGLGPISVSPQHQHRGIGSQLMKAALTELQALGAAGCVVLGDPAYYGRFGFKADASLELPGIPAEYFQALSFGAPLPQGQVSYHAAFEAKE, from the coding sequence ATGAACATCATTCTACGCAAGGAAGAAGGCGGCGACATCGACACGATCGCCCGCTTGACCGAAGCTGCTTTTCTCAGCGAAGAGCACTCCAGCCATACCGAACAATTCATCGTCAACGCCCTGCGCCGTGCTGGGCAACTGACTGTCTCCATCGTCGCGCTGGAGGGCGAAACCATCGTCGGCCATGTGGCGGTTTCCCCGGCCGCCATTTCTTCCGGCGCCGGCGGCTGGTACGGATTGGGGCCGATTTCAGTCTCGCCGCAGCACCAGCACCGGGGCATCGGTTCGCAACTGATGAAAGCCGCGTTGACCGAGCTGCAAGCCCTGGGCGCCGCCGGCTGCGTGGTGCTGGGCGATCCCGCCTATTACGGCCGCTTTGGCTTCAAGGCTGACGCCAGCCTGGAACTGCCCGGCATCCCTGCCGAGTATTTCCAGGCACTTTCCTTCGGCGCCCCGTTGCCGCAAGGCCAGGTCAGCTACCATGCCGCGTTCGAGGCAAAGGAATGA